A stretch of the Hippocampus zosterae strain Florida chromosome 18, ASM2543408v3, whole genome shotgun sequence genome encodes the following:
- the bmpr1bb gene encoding bone morphogenetic protein receptor, type IBb, which translates to MLAWHALLLMTLLSPGSQGNLLDSLLLRSGWKQESERRAEGSSSSSSNNSSSSRGAAVMAQNMLRCHCTHQCPEDSSNNSCTTDGFCFTMVEEEEEGGLAVFTSGCLGLAGSKFQCRDTANPRFRRALECCTDRDYCNRNLHPTLPPLRTSDYVDSGSHYLALLISSTVCGIFVVIVFIICCVRYKRQESQPRYSINLEQGDSYIPPGESLKDLIEHSHSVGSGSGSGLPLLVQRTIAKQIQMVKQIGKGRYGDVWMGKWRGERVAVKVFFTTEEESWFRETEIYQTFLMRHDNILGFIAADIKGTGSWTQLYLITDYHENGSLYDYLKCNTLDARALLKLAYSSISGLCHLHTEIYGTQGKPAIAHRDLKSKNVLVKRNGTCCIADLGLAVKFNSDTNEVDVPPNLRVGTKRYMPPEVLDETLNRTHFQSFIMADMYSFGLIVWEIARRCVSGGIVEDYQLPYYDLVPSDPSYDDMRKVVCLKQQRPAFASSWATDECLHPMAKLMSECWSHKPASRLTALRVKKTLARMLESQDIKP; encoded by the exons ATGCTGGCCTGGCACGCTCTGCTCCTGATGACGCTGCTGAGCCCAGGATCGCAAG GCAACTTGTTGGACAGCTTGCTGCTGAGGAGTGGCTGGAAGCAGGAGTCGGAGCGGAGGGCCGaggggagcagcagcagcagcagcaacaacagcagcagcagtcgtGGGGCCGCCGTTATGGCCCAAAACATGTTGCGGTGTCACTGCACCCACCAGTGCCCCGAAGACTCCTCGAACAACAGTTGCAC GACGGATGGTTTCTGCTTCACCatggtggaggaggaagaggagggcggTCTGGCCGTCTTCACGTCAGGCTGCCTGGGACTGGCTGGGTCGAAGTTCCAATGCAGA GATACGGCGAACCCTCGCTTCCGGAGAGCTCTGGAATGCTGCACGGATCGGGACTATTGCAACCGTAACCTTCACCCGACTCTTCCTCCCTTGCGGACCTCAG attatgtGGACAGCGGTTCTCATTACTTGGCTCTCCTCATTTCCAGTACGGTCTGCGGCATTTTCGTGGTCATCGTCTTCATCATCTGCTGCGTCAG GTACAAGCGGCAGGAGTCGCAGCCGCGCTACAGCATCAACCTGGAACAGGGCGACTCTTACATCCCCCCGGGGGAGTCACTCAAAGACCTCATCGAACATTCCCACAGCGTCGGCTCTGGTTCGGGCTCAGGGCTCCCCCTACTG GTTCAGCGCACCATCGCCAAGCAGATTCAAATGGTGAAGCAGATCGGGAAGGGGCGCTACGGGGATGTGTGGATGGGCAAGTGGCGAGGAGAGCGAGTGGCCGTCAAGGTGTTCTTCACCACCGAGGAAGAGAGCTGGTTCCGGGAGACGGAAATCTACCAGACCTTCCTCATGCGACACGACAACATTCTGG GCTTCATAGCGGCCGACATTAAGGGCACGGGCTCATGGACGCAGTTGTACCTGATCACCGACTACCACGAGAACGGCTCGCTCTACGACTACCTCAAATGCAACACGCTGGATGCCAGGGCTCTGCTCAAGCTGGCCTACTCGTCCATATCGGGCCTGTGCCACCTGCACACCGAGATTTACGGCACGCAAGGCAAGCCGGCCATCGCCCACAGAGACCTCAAGAGCAAGAACGTCCTGGTCAAGAGGAACGGGACATGCTGCATCGCGGACCTTGGCCTGGCTGTCAAGTTTAACAG CGACACCAATGAGGTGGATGTGCCGCCCAATCTGCGGGTGGGCACCAAACGTTACATGCCTCCCGAGGTCCTGGACGAGACCTTGAACAGGACTCACTTCCAGTCCTTCATCATGGCCGACATGTACAGCTTTGGCCTCATCGTGTGGGAGATAGCCCGACGCTGCGTGTCTGGAG GCATCGTGGAGGACTACCAGCTACCCTATTATGACCTGGTGCCTTCCGACCCCTCTTATGACGATATGAGGAAGGTGGTCTGCCTCAAGCAACAAAGACCGGCGTTTGCCAGCAGCTGGGCCACTGATGAG TGTTTACATCCGATGGCAAAACTGATGTCGGAATGCTGGTCACACAAGCCGGCTTCTCGCCTCACCGCCTTGCGGGTGAAGAAGACCCTCGCCAGGATGTTGGAGTCTCAGGACATCAAGCCTTGA